Proteins from one Candidatus Hydrogenedens sp. genomic window:
- the rpmG gene encoding 50S ribosomal protein L33 → MREQVILQCMECKRKNYTTTREKRKHPERLEIKKFCKFDRKHTVHREMK, encoded by the coding sequence ATGCGGGAACAAGTAATATTACAATGTATGGAATGTAAACGTAAGAATTACACAACCACTCGGGAAAAGAGAAAACATCCTGAGAGGTTGGAAATAAAGAAATTTTGCAAATTTGACCGTAAGCATACGGTACATCGTGAAATGAAATAA
- the secE gene encoding preprotein translocase subunit SecE — protein sequence MSKTVLSVEEKQERGLKALYVKAKNFLLEVKSELEKVTWPTVDDLKVSTKVTMIMLVIMAVIIFAFDVTFAQVMLFILGIAS from the coding sequence ATGTCAAAAACAGTATTAAGTGTAGAAGAAAAACAGGAACGTGGGCTTAAAGCATTATATGTTAAGGCGAAGAACTTTCTTCTCGAAGTTAAATCGGAGTTAGAAAAAGTTACCTGGCCAACTGTAGATGATTTGAAAGTTTCGACAAAGGTAACTATGATTATGTTGGTGATTATGGCGGTAATTATTTTTGCCTTTGATGTTACCTTTGCCCAAGTAATGTTATTTATTCTCGGAATAGCCTCTTAA
- the nusG gene encoding transcription termination/antitermination protein NusG has translation MTERDKKETTIKKEGAESSDVGTVPTREKLLRPVPEDGIPRRWYALHVLTAKEYEVCDKLIKGAKQRGIEDLVVNVLVPKERVTERRGGTPKVVEHKCFPGYVLVQLPEHPEKYEDVWSLIRETPGITGFVSSRRNVPTPIPDEEVEGIIAIMTGEEEAPKPKLEFSVGDRVKIVEGPFANFVGKIEEINAERGALKISVEIFNRVTTIEVETWQVETF, from the coding sequence GTGACAGAACGTGATAAAAAAGAAACAACAATTAAGAAAGAAGGAGCAGAAAGTTCCGATGTTGGAACAGTGCCTACACGTGAAAAGTTATTAAGGCCTGTTCCTGAAGACGGAATTCCTCGCCGGTGGTATGCCCTTCATGTTCTTACCGCAAAGGAATACGAAGTTTGTGATAAACTTATTAAGGGTGCAAAGCAACGGGGAATAGAGGATTTAGTGGTTAATGTGTTGGTCCCTAAAGAACGAGTAACCGAACGACGTGGTGGAACACCAAAGGTGGTCGAACATAAATGTTTTCCGGGCTATGTGCTTGTGCAATTGCCGGAGCATCCTGAAAAATATGAAGATGTCTGGTCGTTAATACGTGAGACGCCGGGGATTACTGGTTTTGTCAGTAGTCGAAGAAACGTCCCAACACCTATTCCCGATGAAGAAGTGGAAGGTATAATCGCTATTATGACTGGAGAAGAAGAGGCTCCTAAACCCAAATTGGAATTTTCTGTTGGTGACCGTGTAAAAATTGTAGAAGGACCATTTGCTAACTTTGTCGGTAAAATTGAAGAAATCAACGCCGAACGTGGTGCGTTAAAAATATCCGTCGAAATTTTTAATAGAGTTACAACAATAGAAGTTGAAACGTGGCAAGTAGAAACATTTTGA
- the rplK gene encoding 50S ribosomal protein L11 — MPPKKLKAIVKLQVPAGQATPAPPVGPALGQHGVNIMDFVRQFNDRTKDQQGMIIPVVISIFEDKSFSFITKTPPAAVLLKKAAKLAKGSGEPNRNKVGEVTEAQIEEIAKLKMPDLNAGSLETAKSMIRGTARSMGIVVK; from the coding sequence ATGCCTCCTAAAAAGTTAAAAGCCATTGTAAAATTACAAGTTCCAGCAGGGCAAGCAACCCCTGCACCGCCCGTAGGTCCTGCGTTAGGACAACATGGGGTTAATATTATGGACTTTGTCCGTCAATTTAACGACAGGACTAAAGACCAACAGGGTATGATTATCCCTGTCGTTATATCTATTTTTGAGGACAAATCCTTTTCCTTTATTACCAAAACACCACCAGCCGCCGTTTTATTAAAGAAGGCAGCCAAATTAGCCAAGGGTTCAGGTGAACCTAATCGGAACAAAGTGGGTGAAGTCACAGAAGCACAAATCGAGGAAATTGCAAAATTAAAGATGCCTGACCTTAATGCTGGTTCTCTTGAAACAGCAAAGAGCATGATTCGCGGAACCGCAAGAAGTATGGGCATCGTTGTAAAATAA
- the rplA gene encoding 50S ribosomal protein L1 produces the protein MAKVSKRMRELYKKVDSSRYYSLSEAARIVKECATAKFDETIELAFLLGVDPRHAEQMVRGAVSLPHGTGKKIRVVAFCKQEEQIKAAKEAGAIEAGAEDLIEKVQGGWLDFDAAVASPDMMGQVGKLGKILGPRGLMPSPKAGTVTPNIGSAVAEIMKGKIEFRVDKNANIHVPIGKASFTPEQIEENAATVISAIIKARPASLKGTYLKTCCICSTMGPGVKLDPAALTAKYRGGTS, from the coding sequence ATGGCAAAAGTCAGTAAACGAATGAGGGAACTATATAAAAAGGTTGATAGTTCCCGCTATTATTCCCTATCCGAAGCGGCACGAATTGTAAAAGAATGTGCTACTGCCAAGTTTGACGAGACGATTGAGTTAGCCTTCCTATTGGGTGTTGACCCCAGACATGCTGAGCAAATGGTTCGTGGTGCGGTATCTTTGCCCCATGGGACAGGCAAGAAAATTCGAGTCGTTGCTTTCTGTAAACAAGAAGAACAAATCAAAGCAGCTAAAGAAGCCGGTGCTATTGAAGCTGGTGCAGAAGACCTTATCGAAAAAGTGCAGGGCGGTTGGTTAGACTTTGATGCGGCAGTAGCTTCACCGGATATGATGGGACAGGTTGGTAAATTAGGTAAAATCTTAGGTCCACGTGGATTAATGCCCAGTCCTAAAGCGGGAACTGTTACTCCTAACATAGGCTCTGCAGTTGCCGAGATCATGAAAGGTAAAATAGAGTTCCGTGTAGATAAAAACGCAAATATCCATGTCCCTATCGGAAAGGCAAGCTTCACACCGGAACAGATTGAAGAAAATGCGGCGACTGTAATCTCTGCAATTATAAAAGCACGCCCTGCTTCCCTTAAAGGTACTTACTTAAAAACGTGTTGTATCTGTTCTACAATGGGTCCGGGTGTGAAATTAGACCCCGCTGCATTAACCGCAAAATATCGTGGTGGCACCTCGTAA
- the metK gene encoding methionine adenosyltransferase, translating to MMNKEGILFTSESVTDGHPDKVADIISDTVLDAMLEQDPYSRVACETLVKTNLCVVAGEITTHAKVDITSVVRQAILDIGYGSGYVGFNGETCSILVALEKQSVDIARGVDASSDHEQGAGDQGMMFGFAVRETPELMPLPISLAHKLGLQLRKMRKEKILPWLMPDGKSQVTVEYVNGKPVRIDTVVVSNQHLPLYGGLNPTPQELKKEHDEIEEAIVENVIKPTLPKELVKGDIKYFVNPTGRFVTGGPVGDCGLTGRKIIVDTYGGMGRHGGGAFSGKDPTKVDRSAAYMARYIAKNIVSAGLADRCEVQLAYAIGVAKPVSINVSTFGTGKIEDIKLAKILQEVFDCRPAVIIEFLNLRKPQYKKTASYGHFGREDQGFRWEETDSVNILREKTGI from the coding sequence ATGATGAACAAAGAAGGAATTTTATTTACATCGGAATCCGTAACGGATGGGCATCCTGACAAGGTAGCGGATATTATCTCGGACACAGTTCTGGATGCCATGTTAGAACAGGACCCCTATAGCCGTGTTGCATGTGAAACATTAGTTAAAACGAATTTGTGTGTTGTAGCAGGTGAGATAACTACACACGCTAAAGTTGATATTACCTCAGTAGTTCGGCAAGCCATTTTGGATATTGGCTATGGTTCGGGTTATGTTGGTTTTAATGGTGAAACATGCTCAATTCTTGTTGCCCTTGAAAAACAGTCTGTCGATATTGCCCGTGGTGTAGATGCGTCATCAGACCATGAACAAGGTGCTGGCGACCAGGGGATGATGTTCGGTTTTGCGGTTCGTGAAACTCCTGAATTAATGCCATTACCAATATCGTTAGCCCATAAGTTAGGTTTACAACTTCGTAAAATGCGTAAAGAGAAGATTCTCCCCTGGTTAATGCCAGATGGAAAGTCCCAAGTTACTGTTGAATACGTTAATGGGAAACCAGTTCGTATCGACACAGTAGTGGTGTCGAATCAACACCTTCCCTTGTATGGTGGATTAAACCCTACACCACAAGAATTGAAAAAAGAGCATGATGAAATTGAAGAGGCAATTGTTGAAAACGTTATTAAACCGACATTACCAAAAGAATTGGTCAAGGGAGATATAAAATATTTTGTTAATCCGACAGGCCGATTTGTTACAGGTGGTCCGGTAGGTGATTGTGGGCTTACAGGTAGGAAAATCATTGTTGATACGTATGGTGGGATGGGTCGACATGGTGGGGGTGCTTTCAGTGGCAAAGACCCGACAAAGGTAGACCGCAGTGCAGCATATATGGCACGATATATTGCTAAAAATATCGTCTCGGCTGGACTTGCAGACCGTTGTGAGGTTCAGTTGGCTTATGCTATCGGTGTTGCAAAACCTGTATCTATAAATGTATCTACTTTCGGCACTGGTAAAATTGAGGATATAAAGTTAGCAAAGATATTACAAGAAGTTTTTGATTGCCGTCCTGCGGTTATTATCGAATTCCTTAATCTTCGCAAACCGCAATACAAAAAGACTGCCAGTTATGGGCATTTTGGTCGTGAAGACCAAGGTTTCCGCTGGGAAGAGACGGATTCTGTAAATATTTTACGTGAAAAGACGGGAATATAA
- the guaA gene encoding glutamine-hydrolyzing GMP synthase, producing MEYNGPVIVVLDFGAQYSKLIARRIRESGVYSIILPYNTSLEKIKSPNLVGLVLSGGPASVHQPNAPLPNPEIFKLNVPILGICYGVQIFAHLLGGKVEPATQKEYGIAYLKHKNHSELLKGIHKETPVWMSHGDHVTELPPGFTPTGATANCRYAVIENYEQKFYGVQFHPEVVHTPEGQKIISNFVHNICKADSSWTMGNFITHTVQELKERINGKKVLCALSGGVDSSVTAVLLHRAIGDNLHCVFVDNGLLRKGEPEMVEKIFRDNFHINLHCVKAQDLFLNQLKGVTEPEQKRKIIGSLFIDVFEKEAKKLGDLSFLAQGTLYPDVIESVSATGGPSSTIKSHHNVGGLPEKMNLQLIEPLRELFKDEVRDVGKQLGIPEEIIHRHPFPGPGLAVRCIGEVTEERLNTLREADAIFIEEIRKAGLYNQIWQAFVCLLPVKSVGVQGDERTYKEVCVLRAVTSEDAMTADWFRFPHDVIQKVASRICNEVHGINRVLIDVTSKPPATIEWE from the coding sequence ATGGAATATAACGGACCCGTTATTGTTGTCTTAGATTTCGGTGCTCAATATAGCAAACTTATTGCCCGACGTATTCGTGAATCAGGTGTGTATAGCATTATCTTGCCTTACAACACATCTTTAGAGAAAATTAAATCGCCAAACTTAGTGGGACTTGTGTTAAGTGGGGGTCCAGCGAGTGTTCATCAGCCGAACGCTCCTTTACCAAACCCTGAAATTTTCAAACTCAACGTTCCTATTTTGGGGATTTGTTATGGTGTGCAAATATTTGCCCATCTTCTCGGTGGGAAAGTGGAACCAGCAACACAAAAGGAATATGGTATTGCTTACCTTAAACATAAAAATCATTCTGAATTATTAAAGGGTATCCATAAAGAAACACCTGTCTGGATGAGTCATGGAGACCATGTTACAGAATTACCACCAGGTTTTACCCCAACAGGAGCCACTGCAAATTGTCGATACGCAGTTATTGAAAATTATGAACAGAAATTTTATGGGGTCCAATTTCATCCAGAAGTGGTCCACACACCAGAAGGACAAAAAATCATATCAAACTTTGTGCATAACATCTGTAAAGCAGATTCTTCATGGACAATGGGTAATTTTATAACCCACACAGTGCAGGAATTGAAAGAGAGAATTAATGGTAAAAAAGTACTATGTGCTTTAAGTGGTGGCGTCGACTCAAGCGTCACTGCTGTGTTGCTTCATCGGGCAATTGGTGATAATTTACATTGTGTTTTTGTAGACAATGGCTTGCTTCGTAAAGGCGAGCCTGAAATGGTAGAAAAGATATTCCGCGATAATTTCCATATTAATCTACATTGTGTAAAGGCACAAGACCTTTTCTTGAACCAATTAAAAGGAGTTACAGAGCCAGAACAGAAAAGGAAGATTATCGGTTCACTATTTATTGACGTTTTTGAGAAGGAGGCAAAAAAATTGGGAGACTTGTCTTTCCTTGCTCAAGGGACATTATACCCGGACGTGATTGAGTCTGTTTCTGCAACTGGGGGTCCATCATCAACAATAAAAAGTCATCACAATGTAGGGGGATTACCAGAAAAAATGAATCTACAATTAATAGAGCCTCTTCGTGAACTATTCAAAGATGAAGTCAGAGATGTGGGAAAACAATTAGGGATTCCAGAAGAGATTATACATCGCCATCCGTTTCCGGGACCGGGGCTTGCTGTGCGATGTATCGGTGAAGTAACCGAAGAACGATTGAATACCTTACGCGAGGCAGATGCTATTTTTATAGAGGAAATTCGAAAAGCAGGATTATATAATCAAATCTGGCAGGCTTTTGTATGTTTGTTACCCGTAAAAAGTGTCGGAGTACAAGGGGATGAACGAACTTATAAAGAGGTGTGCGTCCTTCGGGCGGTAACTTCCGAAGATGCCATGACCGCAGATTGGTTCCGTTTTCCTCATGATGTAATTCAAAAAGTTGCCAGTCGCATTTGTAACGAAGTTCATGGAATTAATCGCGTTCTAATAGATGTTACCTCAAAACCACCTGCAACTATAGAATGGGAATAA
- the guaB gene encoding IMP dehydrogenase codes for MQNNERITEGLSFDDVLLEPAYSKILPRDTDVKTRLACNLTLNIPIMSAAMDTVTESRLAIAIAREGGIGIIHKNLTAEEQATEVDRVKRSQSGVITHPFTLSPNHTLADAESLMSRYRISGVPITDENGILVGILTNRDLRFEENYSKKISEIMTPKERIITVPPGIKLEEAKYILHKHRIEKLPIVDELGRLVGLLTVKDIIKAKDFPNRCVDDMGRLRVGAAIGVGEDELSRADALVGAGVDVLVIDSAHGHSALVLKMVSAVKKRHPHVPLIAGNVVTAEGAQALIDAGADAVKVGVGPGAICTTRVVTGVGVPQITAVLNVARLCHEQNIPVISDGGIKYSGDIAKAISAGADVVMIGSLFAGTEESPGERVLYEGRTYKLVRGMGSIKAMQRGSKTRYMQFETETTKLVPEGIEGRVPYRGVLADVIHQLVGGLRAAMGYCGCPDIKSLQEKTRLIRITSAGIKESHPHDVTITEDAPNYQIPR; via the coding sequence ATGCAAAATAACGAACGAATTACCGAAGGTTTATCATTTGATGACGTTTTATTAGAACCAGCATATTCAAAGATTTTACCACGGGATACAGATGTAAAAACACGACTTGCATGCAATCTCACATTAAACATCCCCATCATGAGTGCCGCTATGGATACCGTGACAGAATCACGGCTTGCAATTGCAATAGCACGAGAAGGAGGCATCGGGATTATTCACAAAAACCTGACCGCCGAAGAGCAAGCAACAGAAGTAGATCGTGTAAAGAGATCCCAATCAGGCGTTATTACTCATCCATTCACTCTATCTCCAAACCATACCCTTGCAGATGCAGAATCATTGATGTCTCGTTATCGTATTTCTGGTGTGCCTATTACAGATGAAAACGGTATTCTTGTGGGGATTCTAACCAATAGAGATTTAAGATTTGAAGAGAATTATTCGAAAAAAATATCCGAAATTATGACCCCAAAAGAGCGAATAATTACCGTACCACCAGGGATAAAATTAGAAGAAGCAAAATATATTCTACATAAACATCGCATCGAAAAATTACCCATTGTAGATGAGCTTGGACGTCTTGTAGGTTTACTTACTGTGAAAGACATTATTAAAGCAAAAGATTTTCCAAACCGATGTGTAGATGACATGGGACGTTTAAGGGTGGGTGCTGCAATAGGAGTTGGTGAAGATGAACTATCACGAGCAGACGCGTTAGTCGGTGCAGGGGTTGATGTTTTAGTTATTGATTCAGCACATGGACATTCTGCCCTTGTTTTGAAAATGGTGTCAGCAGTTAAAAAACGTCATCCTCACGTTCCTTTGATTGCAGGGAATGTGGTTACCGCGGAAGGTGCTCAGGCTTTAATTGATGCAGGAGCTGACGCAGTCAAAGTCGGTGTTGGACCAGGGGCTATTTGTACTACCCGCGTTGTAACGGGGGTTGGCGTTCCACAAATCACCGCTGTTCTTAATGTTGCCCGCCTCTGTCATGAACAGAATATCCCTGTAATATCCGATGGTGGGATAAAATACTCTGGAGATATTGCAAAAGCCATCTCTGCTGGTGCAGATGTCGTTATGATTGGCAGTCTCTTCGCCGGTACAGAGGAAAGCCCCGGTGAACGTGTTTTATACGAAGGTAGAACATATAAACTTGTCCGCGGGATGGGGTCTATCAAAGCCATGCAACGTGGAAGTAAAACAAGATACATGCAATTTGAAACTGAAACCACAAAACTTGTTCCAGAAGGTATTGAGGGGCGAGTTCCATACCGCGGTGTCCTGGCGGATGTCATTCATCAACTGGTCGGTGGATTACGTGCAGCAATGGGTTATTGTGGTTGCCCTGACATAAAATCTCTACAAGAAAAAACCAGATTAATCCGAATAACCTCTGCTGGTATAAAAGAAAGTCATCCTCATGATGTAACTATCACAGAAGATGCTCCAAATTATCAAATACCGAGGTAA
- a CDS encoding HD domain-containing protein, giving the protein MDSQLLVLTGKKKGMAYQLKEPITIGRSQENVIILDDPKVSRKHAVIEITEEGPLLKDLNSGNGTYVGSQRITEYFLKPGDVFRVGTQLIRYEEVHQSSADTEPPVRFEVTTEEKTESETLSHIHETLFQLPEYTATKEHIQTIQNRLRAVYNANQIIVSEQNLKNLFTKIIEQIFSLLPAHNGAILLWDKRKKRLVIEHVYTRTNLEDFSISLTIVNRAFENKEAVITQNAAEDSRFRNVSGSIILHRIASAMCVPLVYQDHCLGVIYVDTRGTSRAFTQEDLEMLVAIAGPAAIALRNVQYIEMIKQSYRDTLTTIANAVELRDHYTIGHTWRVTNFAIEIAKILGWTEEKIEEVYMGGVLHDVGKIAVDDAILRKESPLTEEEFEKMKIHPVRGADLLRDISLFQSIIPYCLYHHERYDGKGYPYGLKGKEIPIEGRLIAVADTLDAMTSNRPYRKGMEPEVAIEKIIDLKETQLDPEIVDALLEAYNLGRIHSILQDYHKRDSRSIACAFCSTHIRVPEETRPGSEIMCPVCGRRLLLKESHDVLYGELLPQTDMSFTIIPFRYNKDT; this is encoded by the coding sequence ATGGATTCACAGCTCCTCGTTTTAACAGGCAAAAAGAAAGGGATGGCGTATCAATTAAAAGAGCCAATCACTATTGGTAGAAGCCAGGAAAATGTTATTATTCTTGACGACCCGAAGGTATCACGGAAGCATGCAGTTATTGAGATTACTGAGGAAGGTCCTTTGTTAAAAGACTTAAATAGTGGCAACGGAACTTATGTTGGAAGTCAACGAATTACGGAGTATTTTCTGAAACCAGGAGATGTCTTTCGCGTTGGCACACAATTAATCCGATATGAAGAGGTACATCAAAGTTCAGCCGATACGGAACCACCTGTCCGTTTTGAAGTTACAACAGAAGAAAAGACAGAAAGTGAAACGCTCAGTCATATTCATGAGACTCTTTTCCAGTTGCCAGAATACACCGCAACAAAGGAACATATTCAGACTATTCAGAATCGACTTAGGGCGGTTTATAATGCCAATCAAATTATTGTGAGTGAACAAAACCTTAAGAATCTATTTACAAAAATTATAGAACAAATATTCTCCCTGTTGCCTGCACATAATGGGGCGATTTTACTTTGGGATAAACGAAAGAAACGGCTTGTTATCGAACATGTTTATACCCGTACGAATTTGGAAGATTTTTCAATTAGTTTAACAATTGTAAATCGAGCTTTCGAAAATAAAGAAGCAGTTATTACACAAAATGCAGCGGAAGATAGTCGATTTAGGAATGTTTCTGGTAGTATTATTCTCCATCGAATTGCCTCCGCTATGTGTGTCCCATTAGTTTATCAAGACCATTGTTTAGGTGTGATTTATGTCGATACCCGTGGGACATCCCGTGCCTTTACACAAGAGGACCTTGAGATGTTAGTGGCTATAGCGGGCCCTGCCGCCATTGCTTTACGAAATGTCCAGTATATTGAAATGATAAAGCAAAGTTATAGGGACACATTAACGACGATTGCGAATGCTGTTGAATTACGAGACCACTATACCATTGGCCATACATGGCGGGTGACTAATTTTGCGATTGAGATTGCCAAAATTTTGGGTTGGACTGAAGAAAAAATTGAAGAGGTATATATGGGAGGTGTTCTTCATGATGTAGGAAAGATAGCCGTTGATGATGCTATATTACGGAAGGAGAGTCCACTCACAGAGGAAGAATTTGAGAAAATGAAAATACACCCAGTACGTGGTGCAGATTTACTTCGTGATATATCTTTATTTCAGTCCATTATCCCTTACTGTTTATACCATCATGAGAGGTATGATGGTAAAGGTTATCCCTATGGATTGAAAGGTAAAGAGATTCCTATAGAAGGGCGTTTAATCGCAGTAGCGGATACCTTAGATGCAATGACAAGTAATCGTCCTTATCGTAAGGGCATGGAACCTGAAGTTGCCATTGAGAAGATTATTGATTTGAAGGAAACCCAGTTAGACCCTGAAATTGTTGATGCCCTGCTTGAAGCATATAATTTGGGACGTATCCATTCCATTCTACAAGATTATCACAAACGTGATAGCCGTAGTATCGCCTGTGCGTTTTGTAGCACGCATATTCGCGTTCCAGAAGAAACACGGCCAGGCTCTGAGATAATGTGTCCTGTTTGCGGTAGGAGGCTATTACTAAAAGAATCTCACGATGTCCTCTATGGTGAATTATTACCTCAAACGGACATGAGTTTTACGATTATACCATTTCGTTATAATAAAGACACATAA